DNA sequence from the Paraburkholderia azotifigens genome:
GGCGCGAAGCGAAGCTGACCGTCTTCATGGTCACGCACGACCTGAAAGAAGGCTTCACGCTAGGCAGCCGCGTGCTCGTCTTCGACAAGGTGCGTATCGACCCGCAAGCGCCACAGGCCTACGGTGCGCGCATTACCTACGACATTCCGCTCCAACGCAACGGCATGCGCGAGCCGCAGGCAGCAACGGCGATTCCGCCGCTGCTTGCCGTGCCCGCATGACACGCGCAACCGAGGCGGACGAATCAAGGATCAAGGACATGAACGAAACATTGCTCGAAGAAACCGTGCCGGGCGGCGGCCATGCGTCGCTGATCGTGAAGCGTGGCCAGGTGCTGCGCATCACCGATCCGCGCGGCGGCGCAAACGTCGGCATGCTGCTTTTCAACGCCGCCGAAAAGAGCGAGCGCATGAATCTGCCCGACACGCTCAAATGCCAGCACACCGCGAAGCTCACGCAAGGCCATTGCCTGTATTCGGACATGGGCCGCGTGCTCGCCGCGATCGTCGCGGATACGTGCGGCTGGCACGACAGTCTTGCGGGTGTGTCGAACGCCGCGGAAGTGCTGGAGAAATACGGCCAGGGCCGTTATCAGGAGCTGCGCAACGCGTTCTATCGCAACGGCACCGACAACCTGCTCGTCGAACTCGGCAAGTGGGGACTCGGCGTGGCGGACCTGCTGATGACGCTGAACCTGTTCAGCCGCGTCGACGTGACCGATGCGGGCGCGATGCAATTTGTCGAGGGCAATTCGAAAGCGGGCGATTACATCGAACTGTATGCGCCGATGAACACGCTCGTCGTGCTGACAGCGATCCAGCATCCGCTCGACCCGAACCCCGAATACGCGCCGAAGCCCGTGAAGCTCGCGCTGCGCGCCGCCGATCCGCAGGTGGCCGAACTCTGCCGTACATCGTGCGATGAAAACACGCGCGGCTTTATCAACACCGAACGATTCTTTCTCTGAGCGACAGGCGCCATGACGACATCCACACTCACAGCCAGCACGCTCGATTCCGCCGACGCGGTCTTTCGCGAAACCTTGCCCGCCGGCGAGCCGTGGCTCAAGGAACTGAAAGCGGGCCAGACGCTGCGAATCCGCGACGTAGAGGGCAATCAGGCGATCGATACGCTGTTCTACAGCCTCGCCGATCCGCGCGAACGCTATGACGCGCAACGCACGCTGCGCCGCCAGCAGAGCCTCTATCTGACGACGGGCACCGTGCTCTATTCGAACCTCGGCAACCCGATGCTGACCATCGTCGCCGATACGTGCGGGCGTCACGACACGCTCGGCGGCGCCTGCGCGCAGGAAAGCAACACAGTGCGCTACGCGCTGGAAAAGCGCTACATGCACAGCTGCCGCGACAACTACCTGCGCGCGTGCGCACACGACGGCCGGTTGTCGAAGCAGGACATCGCCGCCAACATCAACTTCTTCATGAACGTGCCCGTGACATCCGAGGGCGGCCTCACATTCGAGGATGGCATTTCGGCACCGGGAAAATACGTCGAACTGCGCGCGGAAATGGATGTGATCGTGCTGATTTCGAACTGTCCGCAGTTGAACAATCCGTGCAACGGGTACAACCCGACGCCCGCGGAGCTGACGATATGGAACTGAGCATGCTGCGCCGGTGGCTGTACACGCTGATGAAAGTGCGCGCCGAACGCTTCATGCGCATCGACCGCGCGGCAACACTTACGAAGCACTGAACGTCGCCCGCTTCGGCACACGGAAGCGCAGCGACCTGCCGTGGACGACCTCGGCATGCATGCCCACGTGGCGGGACGACCCGCCCACGCATTGAACATCCACTCATGTTCGATAAAGTCCTTATTGCGAATCGCGGCGCGATTGCGTGCCGCATTCTGCGCACGCTGCGCGAACTGAACGTCGAAGGCGTCGCCGTCTATAGCGAAGCAGACCGCGCAAGCCGTCACGTCAGTCTCGCCGATACGGCATGCAGCCTCGGCGACGGCGCGGCGAGCGTCACGTATCTCGACATCGCGAAGATTCTGGAGATCGCGCGCGCACAAGGCGCGCAGGCGATCCATCCGGGTTACGGCTTTCTGTCGGAAAACGCGGCTTTCGCCGAAGCGTGCGAAGCCGCAGGCATCGCCTTCATCGGCCCGACGCCTGCACAGTTGCGCGCTTTCGGGCTCAAACACACGGCGCGCGCGATCGCCGCCGAACAGGGCGTGCCGATGCTCGAAGGCACGGGCCTGCTCGACGGTCTCGATGCAGCGCTCGAAGCGGCGAAACGCGTCGGCTATCCGGTGATGCTGAAAAGCACCGCGGGCGGCGGCGGCATCGGCATGCGCGTGTGCCGCTCGGATGATGAACTCGCCGCGCAGTTCGACGTCGTCAAACGCCTTGGGCAAAATAACTTCAGCGATGCGGGCGTGTTCCTCGAAAAGTACATCGAGAAAGCGCGGCATCTCGAAGTGCAAGTGTTCGGCGATGGCGCAGGCGCGGCCATTGCACTCGGCGTGCGCGACTGCTCGGTGCAGCGGCGCAACCAGAAAGTGCTCGAAGAAACGCCCGCGCCGAATCTGCCCGACGGCGTCGAAGCCGCGCTGTGCGACGCGGCGATCCGGCTCGCGCAAGCGGTCTCGTATCGCTCGGCGGGTACGGTCGAATTCGTCTACGACAGCGATGCCGCGCGCTTCTATTTTCTCGAAGTGAACACGCGGTTGCAGGTCGAGCATGGCGTGACCGAGCAGGTCTGGGGCGTCGATCTGGTGCGCTGGATGATCGAGCTTGCAGCAGGTACGCTGGCGCCGCTCGACGTGCTGACCCGCGATCTCGAACCGCGAGGGCACGCTATCCAGGCGCGTCTCTACGCGGAAGATCCGGGCCGCGACTTCAAGCCCTGTCCGGGGCTGTTGACGGACGTATCGTTCCCCTCCGCCGATGGCCGCGCGCTGCGCATCGACACATGGATCGAAGCGGGCTGCGAAGTGCCGCCGTGGTTCGATCCGATGCTCGCGAAGCTGATTGCGTGGCAGCCCACTCGCGACGAGGCACGTCATGCGCTCGACACCGCGCTCGAAGCGTCGCGCATCTACGGTGTCGAAACCAATCGCGACTATCTGCGGCAGATTCTCGCCGATGCGCCGTTCGCGAGCGGCCATCCGTGGACGCGCTGTCTCGAAGGCCTGAGTTATCGCGCATCCACGCTAGAAGTGCTGAGCGGCGGCACGCAGACCACCGTGCAGGACTATCCGGGACGCCCCGGCTATTGGGCCGTCGGCGTGCCGCCGTCGGGACCGATGGACGACCGCGCGTTGCGCCTCGGCAACCGTCTGCTCGGCAACGATGCACAAGCGGCGGCGCTCGAAATCACGATGAGCGGGCCGACGCTGCGCTTTAACGCTGACGCCGTCGTCGTCGTGACGGGCGCGACGCTGCCCGTCATGCTCGACGACATCCCGCAACCGATGAACACGACGTTCGCGGTCGCGGCAGGTTCGACGCTCGTGCTCGGCACGATACGCGGCGCAGGCGCACGCGCGTATCTGTGCGTGCGCGGCGGGCTGGACGTCGCGCAGTATCTGGGCAGCCGCAGCACGTTCACGCTCGGCCAGTTCGGCGGCCACGGCGGGCGCGCGCTGCGTGCGGGCGACGTGCTGCATCTTCACGCGCTCGCGGATCGCGATGCAGGCGCAACGCTGCCCTCTGCGCTCACGCATCGGCTCGATGACGTGCGCGTGCTGCGCGTGATCTACGGCCCGCATGGCGCGCCCGAATACTTCAGCACGCGTTATATCGAACAGTTCCTCGCTACCGACTGGGAGATCCATTTCAATTCGAGCCGCACGGGTGTGCGGCTCATCGGTCCGAAGCCCGAATGGACGCGCGCGGATGGTGGCGAAGCGGGCCTGCATCCGTCGAACATTCACGACAATCCGTATGCCGTCGGCGCGATCGATTTCACGGGCGACATGCCCGTGATTCTCGGTCCCGACGGACCGAGCCTCGGCGGCTTTGTCTGTCCCGTCACGGTGATCGAAGCGGACCTGTGGCAGATCGGTCAGCTGAAGGCAGGCGACAAGGTGCGCTTCGTTCCCGTCGGCATCGCGGCGGCGCGCGCGGCGGCACATGCACGTCTTCAGGAAGTGTCGACGCTCACCGCGCATGCGGTGTCGCCTGATAAAGACGCACCAACGTCATTGCAATCGCCCATTGTGCTGAACGTCGGCGATGGCGACGAACGGCTGGTCGCGCGTCTGTCCGGCGACACGCATCTGCTGCTCGAAATCGGGCCGCCCGAACTCGATCTCGTGCTGCGCTTTCGCGGCCACGCGCTGATGCAATCGCTCGAAGCGTTGCAGTTGCCCGGCGTGATCGATCTGACGCCCGGCATCCGTTCGCTGCAGGTTCACTATCAGCCGGAACAGTTGCCGCTCGCCACGCTGCTCGATCATGTCGCGGCGACATGGCAGCGCGTGCTGCTGCAAAAAGATCTGCGCGCGCCGTCGCGTGTCGTGCATCTGCCGCTGTCGTGGGACGACCCGGCATGTCAGCTCGCGATCGACAAATACATGACGACGGTACGCAAGGATGCGCCATGGTGTCCGAGCAATCTGGAGTTCATTCGCCGTATCAACGATCTCGATTCGATCGATGCCGTAAAGCGCATCGTGTTCGATGCGAGCTATCTGGTGATGGGACTCGGCGACGTTTATCTCGGCGCGCCCGTCGCCACGCCGCTCGATCCGCGTCACAGGCTCGTGACAACGAAGTACAACCCGGCGCGCACGTGGACGGCGGAGAACTCGGTCGGCATCGGCGGCGCGTATCTGTGCGTGTACGGGATGGAAGGTCCCGGCGGTTATCAGTTCGTCGGACGCACGCTGCAGATGTGGAACCGCTATCGCGACGTTGCGGATTTCGCGGGACGTCCGTATCTGCTGCGCTTTTTCGATCAGATCCGCTTCTATGAAGTCCCCGCCGACGAACTGCTGCGCATCCGCGAAGCGTTCCCGCTCGGACGTTATCCGTTGAAGATCGAAGAGACCGAGTTGTCGCTCGCCGACTATCAGGCCTTTCTCGAACGCGACGCGGAAGAGATCGCGCAGTTCCGCGCACGTCAGCAGGCTGCGTTTCAGGCGGAGCGGCAACGCTGGCACGAAGCGGGCAGCAACGAAGAGACGCTGGAACCGCCCGTTGCCGCCGACGCCGACATCGCGCCGCTCACCGACGGCCAGATTTCCGTCGACAGCGAGATCGCGGGCAATCTGTGGCAAGTGCGCGTCGAGCCCGGCACGACGGTCGAAGCCGGCGACGTGCTGCTCGTGATCGAGTCGATGAAGATGGAGATATCCGTC
Encoded proteins:
- a CDS encoding urea amidolyase associated protein UAAP1, with the translated sequence MNETLLEETVPGGGHASLIVKRGQVLRITDPRGGANVGMLLFNAAEKSERMNLPDTLKCQHTAKLTQGHCLYSDMGRVLAAIVADTCGWHDSLAGVSNAAEVLEKYGQGRYQELRNAFYRNGTDNLLVELGKWGLGVADLLMTLNLFSRVDVTDAGAMQFVEGNSKAGDYIELYAPMNTLVVLTAIQHPLDPNPEYAPKPVKLALRAADPQVAELCRTSCDENTRGFINTERFFL
- a CDS encoding urea amidolyase associated protein UAAP2 → MTTSTLTASTLDSADAVFRETLPAGEPWLKELKAGQTLRIRDVEGNQAIDTLFYSLADPRERYDAQRTLRRQQSLYLTTGTVLYSNLGNPMLTIVADTCGRHDTLGGACAQESNTVRYALEKRYMHSCRDNYLRACAHDGRLSKQDIAANINFFMNVPVTSEGGLTFEDGISAPGKYVELRAEMDVIVLISNCPQLNNPCNGYNPTPAELTIWN
- the uca gene encoding urea carboxylase — translated: MFDKVLIANRGAIACRILRTLRELNVEGVAVYSEADRASRHVSLADTACSLGDGAASVTYLDIAKILEIARAQGAQAIHPGYGFLSENAAFAEACEAAGIAFIGPTPAQLRAFGLKHTARAIAAEQGVPMLEGTGLLDGLDAALEAAKRVGYPVMLKSTAGGGGIGMRVCRSDDELAAQFDVVKRLGQNNFSDAGVFLEKYIEKARHLEVQVFGDGAGAAIALGVRDCSVQRRNQKVLEETPAPNLPDGVEAALCDAAIRLAQAVSYRSAGTVEFVYDSDAARFYFLEVNTRLQVEHGVTEQVWGVDLVRWMIELAAGTLAPLDVLTRDLEPRGHAIQARLYAEDPGRDFKPCPGLLTDVSFPSADGRALRIDTWIEAGCEVPPWFDPMLAKLIAWQPTRDEARHALDTALEASRIYGVETNRDYLRQILADAPFASGHPWTRCLEGLSYRASTLEVLSGGTQTTVQDYPGRPGYWAVGVPPSGPMDDRALRLGNRLLGNDAQAAALEITMSGPTLRFNADAVVVVTGATLPVMLDDIPQPMNTTFAVAAGSTLVLGTIRGAGARAYLCVRGGLDVAQYLGSRSTFTLGQFGGHGGRALRAGDVLHLHALADRDAGATLPSALTHRLDDVRVLRVIYGPHGAPEYFSTRYIEQFLATDWEIHFNSSRTGVRLIGPKPEWTRADGGEAGLHPSNIHDNPYAVGAIDFTGDMPVILGPDGPSLGGFVCPVTVIEADLWQIGQLKAGDKVRFVPVGIAAARAAAHARLQEVSTLTAHAVSPDKDAPTSLQSPIVLNVGDGDERLVARLSGDTHLLLEIGPPELDLVLRFRGHALMQSLEALQLPGVIDLTPGIRSLQVHYQPEQLPLATLLDHVAATWQRVLLQKDLRAPSRVVHLPLSWDDPACQLAIDKYMTTVRKDAPWCPSNLEFIRRINDLDSIDAVKRIVFDASYLVMGLGDVYLGAPVATPLDPRHRLVTTKYNPARTWTAENSVGIGGAYLCVYGMEGPGGYQFVGRTLQMWNRYRDVADFAGRPYLLRFFDQIRFYEVPADELLRIREAFPLGRYPLKIEETELSLADYQAFLERDAEEIAQFRARQQAAFQAERQRWHEAGSNEETLEPPVAADADIAPLTDGQISVDSEIAGNLWQVRVEPGTTVEAGDVLLVIESMKMEISVVAPCAGTVGEIHVAPGSPVRAGQRVVVIEQHA